The proteins below are encoded in one region of Patescibacteria group bacterium:
- the tsaD gene encoding tRNA (adenosine(37)-N6)-threonylcarbamoyltransferase complex transferase subunit TsaD, which produces MRILGIETSCDETAAAIVEDGTKIVSNVVASSQAMHAKFGGIIPEQAAREQLASMIPVLKEAMITDFDAIAVTIGPGLIGSLLVGVETAKALALAWKKPLIPVNHLIGHIYANWLTGTPPVLPAMVLLVSGGHSELILMRDHSNIKYLGGTRDDAAGECFDKCARLLDLGYPGGPAVEKAAESVKRQALSVKLPRPMINEKNLDFSFSGLKTAVSSLYASRLTPNSKEIAYELQEAVTDVLVRKTLQAAEKYQVKSVLLAGGVAANKRLREKLQSTVYRLPTTVTLHVPPIQLCTDNAAYIASAAYFNQKTAPWQQVDANPALDLI; this is translated from the coding sequence ATGCGCATATTAGGGATTGAAACTTCCTGTGACGAAACGGCGGCAGCTATTGTTGAAGATGGAACCAAGATAGTTTCTAATGTGGTAGCCAGTTCTCAGGCCATGCATGCTAAGTTTGGCGGGATTATTCCGGAACAAGCAGCCCGGGAACAATTGGCTTCAATGATTCCTGTTTTAAAAGAAGCCATGATTACTGATTTTGATGCGATCGCAGTAACTATTGGTCCCGGACTGATTGGCAGTCTACTTGTTGGTGTGGAAACCGCTAAGGCCTTGGCTCTGGCCTGGAAAAAGCCCCTTATTCCTGTCAACCATCTTATTGGCCACATTTACGCTAATTGGCTGACGGGGACTCCCCCGGTTTTACCCGCAATGGTGTTACTGGTTAGCGGAGGGCACAGCGAATTAATCCTTATGCGAGATCACAGCAACATTAAATATCTTGGGGGCACCCGGGATGACGCTGCCGGAGAATGTTTTGATAAGTGTGCCAGACTGCTTGACCTCGGTTATCCCGGCGGACCAGCCGTTGAAAAAGCAGCCGAAAGCGTTAAGCGTCAAGCGTTAAGCGTCAAGTTACCCAGGCCAATGATTAACGAGAAAAATTTAGATTTTAGCTTTAGCGGCTTAAAAACCGCGGTTTCTTCTCTTTACGCTTCCCGCTTGACACCAAACTCTAAAGAAATTGCTTACGAACTTCAGGAAGCCGTTACCGATGTTCTGGTTAGAAAAACCTTGCAAGCAGCGGAAAAATATCAGGTAAAAAGTGTTCTCCTGGCCGGCGGCGTGGCCGCCAATAAACGACTACGAGAAAAGTTACAATCTACTGTCTACAGACTACCGACTACGGTTACTCTTCATGTACCGCCAATACAACTTTGTACTGATAACGCCGCTTACATTGCGTCGGCTGCCTACTTCAACCAAAAGACAGCTCCGTGGCAACAAGTTGACGCCAACCCTGCCCTTGATTTAATCTAA